The stretch of DNA AGCGCGAACAAGTCGCGCCTGGGAAGTCCCGCGATGTTCAGGCTCTGCAGGAACCGCTCGCCCGCCTCGGATGGCACGCTCGGCGAGAGTGGCGGCGCCTCGATGACCTCCTCCACGACCACCGCCCCAGCCTCGTTGAGCGAGCGCCGCTGGTGGGCGAAGGAAATGACCAACGGGCCGTCGCCATCCTCGGCCGGGAGCTGCGTCACGAGGAGGATTGGGTAGGGGATGGCCCGGTGCAGCAGTTCGATGAGCCGGGGAGCCTTCGCCCGACCACGAAGCCGCATCGTCACGACCGCGACTTCGAGGTAATCGCGATGCTCGTCTT from Actinomycetota bacterium encodes:
- a CDS encoding DUF4391 domain-containing protein, whose protein sequence is MTFERVINALGLPPETRVDRRVPKTLLVEHGAPTTADRRQVQEGVEEITWVAALKPANIGVPAFQDEHRDYLEVAVVTMRLRGRAKAPRLIELLHRAIPYPILLVTQLPAEDGDGPLVISFAHQRRSLNEAGAVVVEEVIEAPPLSPSVPSEAGERFLQSLNIAGLPRRDLFAL